DNA sequence from the Manihot esculenta cultivar AM560-2 chromosome 11, M.esculenta_v8, whole genome shotgun sequence genome:
CTGTTGTTGTTTGGTAAAAACAAAGTGGCGGTGGATACTAGTACGGTTTTTTAGAGTATTTTAAGCAAGTTAAGTTTCATCTTTACTTTCCAAAGCTGACTAAGCACTCGTGCCTTTGCAGAGGTTATTTCTCCTATCAATAGTATTTCCTAGTGActcaaaaaagtaaaataacttTGTGGATGTTACAGATGTCAGTGCAAGAGTTTCTTGCAAACTCAACTATGATGGATTTGCTGGAAAGGGTTGGGCGGGGAAGCTCGAGATGGTCTCCATATGGGTTCCCTGTAAAGGAAGAATTGAGGCCAAGGTTGAATCACAAGCCATTGAGTGATCCCACATGCAAGCTGAAGATGGGGGATGTGGTAGAGCTGACTCCAGCTATACCTGACAAGTGTTTGACGGAGTGCAGGGAAGAGATTCAGCGCATGTACGACAAGGGATCAACTAATGTCTCGAGTACAGCAACTGCCTCTGGTGGGACGGTTGGCTGGAGAAGCTGACTGTTAAGTGATCGTATGTCAAGTAGCATACCATTTAGTGACCATTGGTTATTCTTGTGTATACATATGTTTGTACAGAACAGCTATAATGGTTCTGGTATTAGGACACAATGACTAATTACATTCAAAAGAGCCACCAAAAGATTTATTTCATATTCCCACATTGGATGCAGGCTACTAAATTGTGCCAAAGCTTCCTCTGAAGGCAGTATTGTATCATTTGGCAACTGGCCTGTAGATTTAAAATGTTATTGAACTCTTCAAGCTTTGAAGCAAAAATGCTGCAGTTTGTTCGCTTTTATCGGTCCTTTTGTTATAAGCTACCAATACATAGGCTGCAGAAGAATCCCATGCCTGCAAGCCCACTTCAGTAGATATATGAGCTTGTGTTCAGTAGTTCTCTAAATTTCTGATGTTTTGAAATAAAATGTCAATTAAATAAGTTGAATACATTAATTTGCTATATTAATTTGCTGTTTCtgaaataatttacttttaatcAAACCAAACCAAAGACAGAAAAGAAAAGGTAGAGGGAACTCTACCTTTCAGTTCCTCATTTCAAACGGGGAAAACAAGAAGAGAAGGCAAGACCAAAAGACTTCCCGCATAAAATCCAACGAGAAACTAGAAGTACTCCACCACTGGatgtgaaattaatttttataaaagtgaAATTGATTAAATACACTTGAAGCAGTcaaataagagagaaaaaaaaaggataccAAGTTTTCTCGTTTTCTCATTTCCTTCTTAATTGATACATCTGTCAGTTCTTCATAGAGATACAGGACATCCTTCTCATCATGGGTCCATGATTTTCTCAAATGTGTTAACTTTGAGAGCCTAAAATTCTTACTTGGGACGTTTGGTAAGGGGAAAGGATACTCTTTGAGGAGTATTATGTTGTGGGACATCAGCCTTTGGCTCTTGTGATGGATTGAGATCAGCGCTTTCTTCATCCTCCTCCGTTTCTTCTACTGCCTGGGCAGGCTGCTTCTTTGGGATAGCAAGTTGGTAATTCGGGCTAATCAAGGTGTCCTGCTCTGGTGGGAGTGGGATACCAGGTCCAGTTATTGACTTTGGCAATGGGATTTTGTTCCTTTTTCTAGCCAATTCCAATAAAACCTGATGCATTACGACAATGTTAGGCGTATTCATTCAGACTTTTATGAGAGATGCAGAGAAGCACTaacaaaattaatcaaaataaaggTTATGTCTTCTCCAgctaatttaaattcaattgcaAGTGTTAAAAGAAAGCCTATTGTCTGTACGCCAATATAAGGAAGCCTACTGTCTGTACGCCAATATAAGGATTCTGAAGTTGCTATGTTTCTTCTAAATGCAATAAGGTAATCTTTgtgttgaaaaataataaataatgatgcTTACAGCACCATGGATTGATACATACCTCTCTTGGTGGTGGTTGCGAGAAGCTGAAATTTACTTTTGACTGAATAGCAAGCTTGACATCATCACAGTCAATTGCAGATTTGCCAGCATGCTCAGAGTAAACTTGTGCATCTGtcaacacatcaacaacataacgATACCAAAGCTCTAGAAACTGGTGTATAACACGAGGTTCATAATCCTCCACGCCCATTGATTTCAGAAGCGATTTGACAATCTTTGCATCTCTTGGCAAGTCCTCTTCTCCCTCTGCCATTCTTTAAACAGGATCCACATCCAACATCAAGATCCACATTACAAATTTCATATGTGAAACCAAAACAAGGCCATGCTTTATTTCCTACCAGAAACATCTCTTAAACTAAAATCCAAACCAACCAAGTGATAAGAATTAATGAGAACAGGACACCAATTAAATTGGGTTGTTAAAATAAACGTCAGCACAAAGCAATAACCTACAGTATGGATCTATGGACAAATCAAGCTAGATTATAAAGTATAAAGATGTAGAATATCCATGAAAAGCTTCTGATCTGATTGACGGCTGCTATGCAATAAGTGGGGATAGTTATGATGCTGTTGTCCCTTTCCATTTGTTAAGATTGAAGGCTAAAGACACAAACTTTTGTATAACGTTTGTGATAAATTTTGAAGGACTTCACAAGAACGTTTCTCAATTATGGAGACCATAATGTAACAGATTTTATGTTCAATGATGCTTTAAGTTAGTGAACCATAAGCAGAAACAACCCGCACAAGTCAATATAAAAAGTTGGGTTTCACAGAAAGAGAATTCTGCAAACCCTAACTCCACATACCAAAGTATCCAAGACCATAAATCATCCCTAACAAATGAAAGCCAACAATCAAGCTCATATTACGCTGCTTCTAATAAAAATCCAAACAATTAAATAGAGAGCTTCTAATATCTGCACAAACAAATTTGCGCTCAAATTTCCCGCGATTTGTCGGTAAACATCAAACAAACAGAAAGGATAACCAACGGATGGACAGAAGCACgggaaaaataaattcaaaagctAACCTTGGAAACTGGGTCGGCCGTGTAAGAACTCGGAAATCGGTGAGTTGCCTCGACGGCTTGGAAAATGAGGCAGGAACCAGGAGGGACGAGACTTCTGCTCCTGTTACTAGGAGGACGACGGTGACTGGTCGCTATATAAAAACTATTGCGAACGACACCGTTTTCCTTTCCCACTCCATTTATTTATTCCTCCATTTCCTTTTTATACATTTATATACActcaatttcttaaaaatttcaataaaattttatatttatttttaaaaacatttactatttaatctctaaaaaatttattaatttaattttttaaaaatttgaatgaaattatatatatatatatatatatatatatatatatatatatatatatttaaaaaatactatttaatttttatattaaaaaaattattaattaatttattaattttaaaaaatataaaattttaaaatattattaattaatcttttattaattttaagtgttaaatattataaaaaatataagatatttttaatataaaaataattaatatatttttttataaaattaaaaaattaattacattttttttaaattaaaattaattaataattttttagaaaaattataaatgtgttaatatatattttaaagtttgatagattaattagtaaatttttttaataatgtatggattaaataataaattttttacctaaatctaaaaagaaaaaagaagttaTTGCTCGGTTTGCTTTCATTTGATTCAAAAGAGAATAACATAACTAAACTTCTAATTATTAAAGCAAATAATCAGAACACGATAGAAAGAAGATTAAAATTCTTTCTTTTGTCTATCTCCAGAAGAATTCTTGAACGGATTCTTGCCATGAAAGCACAAGCATGAGCATCCCTAGAATCCCAGCAAGTCCCCAAGAGGAGCTCCCAATTCTAAGCACCCAAGAAGGATCCGGCGAAGGGATCAATGAATCTCTACCTCTGTTTTCGACTGACGATGTCGATGAAGAAGAAGACAATGAAGTAGTTCTAATGGCGATTATAAGTCCAGCAAGAACCATTGGAAGAACAAAACCAGAGCTCCATTTGGTCTCGAGAAAATGAGAATCGTTTCTTCGATTCACATACAATGGTGATAACACTACTGCGGATGCTAGAGCCAACACCATGGCTAATCCTCTCTGTGATGAGTTGTGGCTACCACTAGCACCACTGTAAGAATAGGTAGCCATTGGTGAGACTCAAGTTGAAGGTTGGTTTTGGGCCAAAACTAAAGATGAGTTGCTGGATTTATAggaggaagaaggagaaggaagcAATGAAGGAATCTATGTGGAAAGCTGGTGATTACATCCACAAAGAAAGTAGTCCAACAGACAAGCCGTCCAAAAAgtggagagaaaaagaaaggtaaAGGTGCTGAAGATAACGTCAAGATAAAAATAATGGTAAGAAAATGTTTGGAAGAAAGGTATCTGAATCTTTCAATTACTCTGCTGCTGTGTTCATATGTGATCCCAAGCAATTTTGGATTATGGGTATGAAGCAAAGTAATGCAGCTAGCCCTACCCACTTTAAATTTATgcttaaaagtaattttttaaaaaaatttaaatatttaaaaataatattttattttttgaatttagatatttattaaatcgcagttaaaattaaaattaagcccTTTTTATGTCACGAGTGTCCCTCTCCCATCTCCCGAGCCCATATGGCCCAGAGCCTGAAGTCCGACACTCCCGTGATCCATCCCATTGGCCTCACAGCCGCCGGGCAGAATTTGTCCCAAGACCTCACGAGGCCAATGGGATTTGACCCAATATTCCCCACATAGAaatattaggtcgcctcccccaccacTCGAACCCAAGACCTCTCCACATAAGAGTCCGGCGTTACGagggtgagtaccaattgttctaACTGTTCTAACGTAGAATAATTGGTACTCACCCTCGTAACGCCGGACTCTTATGTGGAGAGGTCTTGGGTTCGAGTGGTGGGGGAGCCGACCTAATATTCCTATGTGGGGAATATTGGGCCAAATCCCATTGGCCTCGTGAGGTCTTGGGACAAATCCTGTCCGGCGGCTGTGAGGCCAATGGGATGGATCACGGGAGTGTCGGACTTCAGGCTAATGTGGGCTCGGGAGATGGGAGAGGGACACCCGTGACATAAAAAGGTTcaattatgtttatattttacAGGTTAGAGTCTTTGTTGcactctgttttttttttttttttttttaaaacggaAAACAGAGCATGCTTGCTATCTTGCTTCTAATATGATGGATAGCTAGTCGTGTATGCAGTGGTTGGCCTGGAATAATCACTATCACAAAATTATATAACTAGACAAATGGGCTCACTTATTGCCAAGGAACCCTTGAAGTTTGATAATGAGTTCATGTTCTTTTCCTGTAAGGCTTATACTTTCTGCATCTGTTTTTCATGGAGAGAGAGGAATGAGATGGAGGAGAGAGATTATAAAATTGTCGCTATTTGATAATGAGTTCAGTCTCTACAAGTACACAGAAGCAAAAGGATTTGGGACAACATCTTTGATctaaacatgcaactcgtttCCTCTGTCTCTTATCAAAATGAGCTACATGCTAAAACCATGCTTATTTTGCTTATCGTTTTCTCCAtactaaaaagaaaataagcaTGAATTCAAACAAAACCCTCACTCAAGGCTATCAAAACAATCCAATCCAACTCATCAGACAACCATAGAATCCAAAAGTAGCTAGAACAAGTGCTGCACTGCACAATCAAACCACCCCAACCATCCAGACACAAAACAACAACTTTGAGAAGGAAGGTTAATGAAACTCAAATATCCTCAATCGGAATTCCAGCAACAACACAAACAGAGAAAACTTGGTATCTTACCACGCTTGTATAGCGCTTGCTAAGCATAGACAGAATCGGCTCTAGGAGACTTATGGGGCCAAATTCACCAGCAATATTTTATAGAGCCTAAGGGAAACCAAACATTAAACAGAATGACTGATATATCGTTGGAGTTGCCACATTAGAATCTCCTCTTCcaagaaaaaaatagaaatctttaaatggaaaaaaaaaaaagaagaagaagaaagaaaagcaccatcTAAACCATGGAGAGGAACCCATAGCTCGAaggaatatttttatttttttaataatataaattaatggcAATGAAACTTTGAGAGAGGGTAGCTATTTTGTGGGCCGTAGCCCATTGGGCCGCCTTAATAGACTGGAAAGTAAAAAATCCCATAGGCGTCTTCAGAAGCGGTACCGTATTTGTTAAAAGGATCAAAAAGACTACTAAAATTGCCATCGGAAACCCGTCCACACTGTCTCACTCGCTCTCTCGAACGCTCCCCATCACCACTGCCCTTGCGCCGTGGCCACCGCCACTGCCACCGTGCCCCTGAAGTGCCCCCACTACTAATGTGGAAAAGGTAAAATAAAAttccaaataaaagaaaaatgtcTTCCCACGAGCAAGTCCTGGCCTCTTTAGTCTCCCAACTTGCCCTATCCTTCGACGGAGCGATTCTCGGCGTAGCTCTCGCGTATGCGGCCGTCCGTTCCTTCCTGAAGTTTACATCTAACTCCAAAGCACTTCGTAAAATCAGCAAGGCT
Encoded proteins:
- the LOC110626747 gene encoding transcription initiation factor TFIID subunit 9 gives rise to the protein MAEGEEDLPRDAKIVKSLLKSMGVEDYEPRVIHQFLELWYRYVVDVLTDAQVYSEHAGKSAIDCDDVKLAIQSKVNFSFSQPPPREVLLELARKRNKIPLPKSITGPGIPLPPEQDTLISPNYQLAIPKKQPAQAVEETEEDEESADLNPSQEPKADVPQHNTPQRVSFPLTKRPK